Proteins from a single region of Euzebyales bacterium:
- the nuoL gene encoding NADH-quinone oxidoreductase subunit L — protein sequence MAQYAWLVPVLPAVSALIIWLVGRRLAKGGALVGIAAVGLAFLIAIGVAAEVFSANVDATLAAEAHHGEGTGTEEEHGREGAAEEGQAAAGVEVASTTDALIATAEDQAEGAVELAAGTGAFLYEAGTDITGMEQAPFDAGIRVDGLTAMMFLLVTFVSLMVQIYSLGYMEGDSRFTWFYTMLSIFTMSMLLLVITNNMMLLLVGWELVGVCSFLLIGFWWEEKVNSDAAIKAFLTTKFGDVGLVVGVVTLWAMFRTFNIGEIIAMVGEGTQAGGAALDSGLLTFALVAMFIGAIGKSAQFPLHTWLPDAMSGPTPVSALIHAATMVTAGVFLIARLYPIFQESATAQGVIAVIGAITLLSAGLLALVQDDVKRVLAYSTVSQLGYMIAGLAFSYTAGIFHLFTHGFFKALLFLGAGSLIHAVHSNNMSDMGGLRKSMPYTYATFVIGSLALMAIPPLAGFWSKDEVLVAAFDARGYTGNLVTILGAVGGFVTALYMTRTLWLVFGGEYRGHGHPHESPTTMTWPLVALAVPAAVIGFVNLPFPGLHERGFAAWTMFSTEYFLAHPAEFNILVAGVSTLLALGAVGLGTVWYREAPSLERDPLLNMGVATRALERKYYLDDLYTDLIVRTAIRDKLAAAAYWSNQQVIDRTVYGVGVAVNRLARYVYDIGDQKGIDAGINGLGLSTMWSSAKVRLAQSGNVQLYAGAMFTGVAVLAIVFAVA from the coding sequence ATGGCGCAGTACGCGTGGCTCGTCCCAGTGCTGCCCGCGGTGTCTGCGCTGATCATCTGGCTGGTCGGCAGACGGCTGGCCAAGGGCGGCGCGTTGGTCGGCATCGCCGCGGTCGGCCTGGCCTTCCTGATCGCGATCGGTGTCGCGGCCGAGGTGTTCTCCGCCAACGTCGACGCCACTCTGGCGGCCGAGGCCCACCACGGGGAGGGCACCGGCACCGAGGAGGAGCACGGCAGGGAGGGGGCGGCAGAGGAGGGCCAGGCCGCCGCCGGCGTCGAGGTCGCCTCGACAACCGACGCGCTGATCGCCACCGCGGAGGATCAGGCCGAGGGTGCCGTCGAGCTGGCGGCCGGGACCGGGGCGTTCCTCTACGAGGCCGGCACGGACATCACCGGCATGGAGCAGGCACCGTTCGACGCCGGCATCCGCGTCGACGGGCTCACCGCGATGATGTTCCTGTTGGTCACCTTCGTCAGCCTCATGGTCCAGATCTACTCGCTGGGCTACATGGAGGGTGACTCGCGCTTCACGTGGTTCTACACGATGCTCAGCATCTTCACGATGTCGATGCTGCTCCTTGTCATCACCAACAACATGATGCTGTTGCTCGTCGGATGGGAGCTGGTCGGGGTCTGCTCGTTCCTGCTCATCGGCTTCTGGTGGGAGGAGAAGGTCAACTCCGACGCCGCGATCAAGGCGTTCCTTACCACGAAGTTCGGCGACGTCGGCCTGGTCGTCGGCGTCGTCACGCTGTGGGCAATGTTCCGCACGTTCAACATCGGCGAGATCATCGCGATGGTCGGCGAAGGCACGCAGGCCGGCGGCGCCGCGCTGGACAGCGGCCTGCTGACGTTCGCGCTCGTCGCCATGTTCATCGGCGCGATCGGCAAGTCGGCGCAGTTCCCACTGCACACCTGGCTGCCCGACGCGATGTCCGGCCCGACGCCGGTCAGTGCGCTCATCCACGCCGCGACCATGGTGACGGCCGGCGTGTTCCTGATCGCCCGGCTCTACCCGATCTTCCAGGAGTCGGCGACCGCCCAGGGCGTGATCGCCGTCATCGGTGCGATCACGTTGCTCTCCGCCGGTCTGCTGGCGCTCGTGCAGGACGACGTCAAGCGCGTGCTGGCCTACTCGACCGTGTCGCAGCTGGGCTACATGATCGCGGGCCTGGCGTTCAGCTACACCGCGGGCATCTTCCACCTGTTCACCCACGGGTTCTTCAAGGCCCTGCTGTTCCTCGGCGCCGGGTCGTTGATCCACGCCGTGCACTCCAACAACATGAGCGACATGGGCGGCCTGCGGAAGTCCATGCCCTACACGTACGCCACGTTCGTGATCGGGTCGCTGGCGCTCATGGCGATCCCGCCGCTGGCCGGGTTCTGGTCGAAGGACGAGGTGCTGGTCGCCGCGTTCGATGCCCGTGGCTACACCGGGAACCTGGTCACGATCCTCGGGGCCGTGGGCGGATTCGTGACGGCCCTGTACATGACCCGGACGCTGTGGCTGGTGTTCGGCGGGGAGTACCGGGGACACGGCCACCCGCACGAGAGCCCGACCACGATGACCTGGCCCCTGGTCGCACTGGCCGTGCCGGCCGCGGTGATCGGGTTCGTCAACCTGCCGTTCCCGGGGCTCCACGAGCGCGGGTTCGCCGCATGGACGATGTTCTCGACCGAGTACTTCCTCGCGCACCCGGCCGAGTTCAACATCCTGGTCGCCGGCGTCTCGACGTTGTTGGCTCTCGGCGCCGTCGGCCTGGGGACCGTGTGGTACCGCGAGGCGCCGTCGCTCGAGCGTGACCCGCTGCTGAACATGGGCGTGGCCACACGCGCGCTCGAGCGCAAGTACTACCTGGACGACCTGTACACCGACCTGATCGTGCGCACGGCCATCCGCGACAAGTTGGCCGCCGCCGCGTACTGGAGCAATCAGCAAGTCATCGACCGGACCGTCTACGGCGTCGGCGTCGCCGTGAACCGTCTGGCACGGTACGTCTACGACATCGGCGACCAGAAGGGCATCGACGCCGGAATCAACGGCCTGGGGCTGTCGACGATGTGGTCGTCGGCGAAGGTCCGGTTGGCTCAGAGCGGCAACGTGCAACTCTACGCCGGCGCCATGTTCACCGGCGTGGCGGTGCTCGCCATCGTCTTCGCGGTCGCCTGA